AGGAAAAACATTCTCGGTTCAAGGAGCAGGACAGACAGGTTACTACTTAATTAAATATCTTTTAGGTGATAACGAGCATGGTGACAAAGCAAAAAAAATCTACTTCACAGAGATAAATGAAACGTATATTGAAAGAATGAAAAAAGAGCATCCAGAGGTAGAGTTTGTTAAACCCGAGGAGATATATGGTTTAGACGTAGATGTATTCTCACCTTGTGCTTTAGGTGGAGTTATAAATGATGAGACTATAGCACAACTGAAGTGTTCAATAGTTGCAGGAACATCTAACAATGTATTGAAAGGTGAAGAGCATGGAGCTCAATTGAAAGAGAAGGGTATTTTATACGCACCAGATTTCGTTGCAAACGGTGGAGGACTAATCAATGTTTATCATGAGCTAAAAGGTTACAATAAAGATGCAGCAACAGCGGATGTAAAAGCTATATATGACAGGTTGTTACAGATTTTTGAGATAGCTAAAACAGAGGATATACCTGTAAATATAGCAGCTATGCAGTTTGCTGAAGAGAGAATAAAAAGTGTCAAAAATATGAAACCGAGCTATGTGAAAAGATAAAAAGGATTTGGAGGTCATATGAATTTTTTTTCTGAACTATTAGAAAGATGTAAAGAGACTCATATAAAAAGAGTTCCAGTTGTTGTTTGTGCTCATGAGGATGAACTTTTGAAGGCGATTCTTAGAGCTAAAAGAGAGGACATAATCACCTCACCGATTTTAATAGGTGATAGAGAGGAGATTGTTAAACATCTATTGAAAAATGGAGCTAACTTGGATGATTTTCAAATTGTTCATGGAGATGGAAAGGAGAGATGTAGCGAGATAGCTGTCCAAAGTATTTTGAGTGGAGCGGGAGATTTTTTGGTAAAGGGTCTAGTTGATACATCAATTATATTGAAAGCTATTTTGAACAGAAAAGAGGAGCTATCAAAATCTGAGAACGGGGATATATTTTTCTCTCATGTGACAGTGGCAGAGCTAGACGCAATAGATAGAGTTATAGCTTTTGGAGATGCAGCTATGAATATACTTCCAGATGCAGAGGCTAAGATGAAAATAATAGAGAACTGCTATTCGGTATGGAGTGCTTTACATCTAAGAACACCTAAGATAGCTCTGTTAGCAGCAAAGGAAAGCGTATCAAAAAAGATGATAGCGACATTGGATGCCCATGCTATTACAAAAAAATTAGCAGAGGATGAAAGATTTATAGTTGAGGGACCACTTGCCTTAGATAATGCTTTATCGAAGAGATCGGCGGAGATTAAAGGTATAGCTGGAAAGATTCAAGGGGATGCGGATATACTTATAATGCCAAATATAGAAGCTGGAAATATATTTTACAAGAGCTTATGTTACTTAACGAAAAGTGAAACAGCGGGGATTTTAGTTGGAGCAAAAATTCCAATTGTTATAACATCAAGAGCTGACAGTGAAGAGAGTAAGTTTTTATCAATAGTGTTAGCATCAGTTATTTAGGAGGTGTCGGTTTTGGCTAAATTTAAGGTGAGTTTTAATAAAGAGCGGTGTAAAGGGTGTGGGCTTTGCACCCTGTTCTGCCCAATGAAAATTGTGCATCTGAATATGGATGAGATGAACTCTAAGGGATACAATGTGTCGCATGTAACAGATGAGGAGAAATGTGTTGGTTGCACGAACTGTGCTATGATGTGCCCAGATTCAGTTATAAGTATAGATAAGATTTAAGGAGGAGTTTTATGGCAAAAAAGCTAATGAAAGGGAATGAAGCGATGAGTGCAGCAGCTATAAATGCTGGTTGCAGATTTTTCTTCGGATACCCGATAACACCACAAAATGAGATTCCTGAGTATATGTCAAGGGAGCTTCCAAAGGTTGGTGGATCTTTTATACAAGCTGAGTCTGAGGTTTCGGCTATAAATATGGTTTATGGTGCAGCGGGATGTGGAGCTAGAGTTATGACCTCATCTTCATCTCCAGGGATGGCGTTAAAGCAGGAGGGGCTATCGTATATAGCTGGAGCTGAGCTACCTTGCGTGGTTATAAATGTGACAAGGGGTGGACCTGGATTAGGAGGGATTCAACCATCTCAAGCTGATTATTTCCAAGCCACTCGTGGAGGAGGAAATGGTGACTACTACATGCCTGTTTATGCTCCGGCAACTGTCCAAGAAGCT
This genomic window from Cetobacterium sp. ZOR0034 contains:
- a CDS encoding Glu/Leu/Phe/Val dehydrogenase: MKKLKTFEFMEEFDHEQVVYFYDKNTGLKGITAIHNTDLGPALGGTRLWNYKTEEEALLDVIRLSRGMTYKAAVAGLNLGGGKTVLIGDPKKVKSEAYFRELGRFVQSLNGRYITAEDVNTSTSDMGFVAMETDHVVGLHGKSGNPSPFTALGALYSIRAALKVKFGDPTIAGKTFSVQGAGQTGYYLIKYLLGDNEHGDKAKKIYFTEINETYIERMKKEHPEVEFVKPEEIYGLDVDVFSPCALGGVINDETIAQLKCSIVAGTSNNVLKGEEHGAQLKEKGILYAPDFVANGGGLINVYHELKGYNKDAATADVKAIYDRLLQIFEIAKTEDIPVNIAAMQFAEERIKSVKNMKPSYVKR
- a CDS encoding 4Fe-4S binding protein, with protein sequence MSFNKERCKGCGLCTLFCPMKIVHLNMDEMNSKGYNVSHVTDEEKCVGCTNCAMMCPDSVISIDKI
- a CDS encoding phosphate acyltransferase, translating into MNFFSELLERCKETHIKRVPVVVCAHEDELLKAILRAKREDIITSPILIGDREEIVKHLLKNGANLDDFQIVHGDGKERCSEIAVQSILSGAGDFLVKGLVDTSIILKAILNRKEELSKSENGDIFFSHVTVAELDAIDRVIAFGDAAMNILPDAEAKMKIIENCYSVWSALHLRTPKIALLAAKESVSKKMIATLDAHAITKKLAEDERFIVEGPLALDNALSKRSAEIKGIAGKIQGDADILIMPNIEAGNIFYKSLCYLTKSETAGILVGAKIPIVITSRADSEESKFLSIVLASVI